A window of Daucus carota subsp. sativus chromosome 2, DH1 v3.0, whole genome shotgun sequence genomic DNA:
ttttattatatgtCACGGGCAGCTGGACTGTAGTTTACTAATCGGGTCAAATGGGATTCTGCCCAGATTATCTGAGTCGAGTCGGGCAGCTGCATCAATTACGAGGTTCTAGTGCTTTTACGAAAGTACCCCTCGTTTTTTCTTTTGTACTCCGCCTGGACATTGTAgtacaatttatatatttttttagttttttatttttattagtagtACGAGTTGTCTAGTACTGCATCTTATCTCTTCATTGTTTTTGTAACTTGTAGCACCTCAAAATTTATGCTTGGATTTATTCGTTCAAGAAATACTGACCGACTCATTTGTGATTTGTCTATCATTATTCTTTCATCCTAGGTATCTAAtggaaatttaattaaaaagatagtaccgttaattttatttttgactaatttaatataattacatTATGATGGAAGAATTCAATCGGGACAAATCCATTCAAGATAAAAAACATgagttaaataatttattattttatattcgaCTTGTCTAACATACTaaatttgatgatttttcaatgtaattaaattatacataatcAAGTGTTCAAAATTTAATCGAGATCGGACGTTCGGTAAActcataatattatgaatagCTTTTTGTGCAAAAATTGAGCTCATACGCTACCATTCCACTCCACATCATCTCGCGAGCTTTGCAAATCTCTTAACACAATTAATCATTCTCAACTGAAAAAAGCAACATAAAACAACtcatgatattttaatatatactaaACTTTCACAAAAGTATACACTAGACAATCAAAACCAAGTCGAAAAcagatatcaaaagaaaatctGAAATTTGGGCTTTGTCTATAAATAGTTATACAAACAACATCAGTCACAAACTCTCACCAAAAACaatcaacaaaaaaatatcccacctaaatttgatttaactaaAACAGTAACATATTACTataataatgtttgtttggtaAAACATCACATACCCAACAACCTCATGTTTAGAAGTTAAATTTTGATTGATGCTTGTCTAGGCACAGGTTCAATGCATTGTGCATCACACCATTACCCATATTACCATGTGGTCAAAATTTGTTACTTTTGGAATTTTATGCCTAATGTCAACACTTTCACCAATCAAAGGTTCCATTAAAAAATacccagaaaaaaaaaaaaaaaaaaaactgtttaCAAGTCGTTTTGGGTTTACTGAATCCAGCCGCGTATGCTAGGGTAGCAACCAGGTACAAAACAAACCCCAATCCCAAAATTACAATTTGGACTCCATGATCCAGCAATTTCAACTAATATTTGACAAATTTGGCAAAGCCCAAAACTATAGAAGCAAACTTAATCgtttacaaatgaagaaaagAAATGTGTGCCGAATGAGATCTAGCTCGCGACCTACGGAGAACTGAGAAGGAACCACAATGCAACATGCACTTGTTATAACAGACTGAACAGAATTGGGGTTACAAATATAACTGAATGAGCTCGTCGCTAACAACTGATGGTGTTAGTACACCCAGATCTGTAAAAAGTAGAGTGAGATATTGAGGAGGTGTATAATCCCTTGCAGATGTTTCAACCTCAACTTTCGAAGGAATGGGCACCCCAAAATCAATTGGACGCAAGGCAGGGACCATGTCTTTCTGGTCCAGGGGATAGAGCCTAGCAAACTACAAATACCGAAACTCAGTTTTAGTTATAGTAAAAGCAAGATATATGAGCTTCAAATGTGCTATAGTGATATTCTTATTGAAAACCAAGTGAACAGCAAAGTCCATCAGATTCAGATTAAAAGTTAGCACATAAAGAGCAAATTTTTGTTGACCTACCTTGTAGCTTTCGGCAGCAACATAAACAGGCTTATTCATGCTTTTTGCCACCAACGCAATTTGGTAGGTTCCCATCATGTTAATAATACCACCACTTTCCACAACACCATCTGCTCCAACAAAGACCATATCAATTTCATCCATACTATACGCTACAGCTGAGTCAAGTAAAAGCTTCACGGGAACATCCAGCTTAGCTAGTTCATTGGACAATCTCAGTCCTGTCCTGTCTGGCCGTCCCTCtgcaatataaattatttatatgtgaCCACGTTATGTGATTTAACTTTCTGACAAACCAAGTGAACTACAAACACAATGACAGAGCAAATCGTTTAATCAATGGTATTGAATAGAGAATGTTATTTTCCtgtaaaacaaaagaaacaatGGTAAAAGACTAAAAGGTTAGGTCCGCCATATCTACTGGACACACTTGTACAACCACCAATGGAACAtgttctcaaaaaaaaaaaaaaacacacacacattgaTATATACATAATTACCACCTTGTAAATAGCATACAACACACACAAGGCAGGGGTGGGGTGTAGCCGCATCCAGCCCACCCTTGACTATTTAGAACATATGCATAttagaattaaaatcgatactAGCTGTAGATAAGTTGGTAAAGTGCTTGTGATGCCCATCCACAGTTAAGAGCCCAATCCTTGTCttggtttatatatttttttggtacGATTGAACAAAAGGATTATAAAAAACAGAAACTGTTATAGCCTAGAGGGGAGCAGTTTGTATCCCAATTTAAGGTCCTTGATTTTTATATCTTCCTGGATACGGGATAAAAGcttctcattttattttatttgaaaaataaaacaacatATCTAGAATTACattcttttattcttttatatgaTCGCAGTGACAGCCCCTTTATTTAAgctttttgaaataataatagaCAGAATGTCTATATTTTACtgtatatattctttaattCGTGCATCTATTTACGTATATAACGtttaatagtaaaaaaaaatccatcactGCAACTGCAGAGAAACACGCTTAATACAAGCCACAAGGAagttttattaagaaaaaatgtTACGTAAAACTAATAGGAGGAACACATTGTATGGAAAGCATAGAATCTAATTGATGACTCTACTTGTAGCCATATCTCACAGCCTGACTTGCATAATTTGTTACTGACACACACACAGATGcatctctgtgtgtgtgtgagtgtgtatATATTTGGGGCTGGGGGTGCAAGgaaaaaaacaagtcaaagcaAGCAGGTAGCACAATTAAGAAAGAAAATTAAACCCCCGAATTAAGTAAGAtcctataaacaaaaaaaaaacttaattgtttttttaatattttttgtgtgCGAATGTAAGTTTCACATTTGGACCTTTTAAGTACTATTCATGTACGAGGCCTTCTTCAGAATCTATGAAGGGTAAAAACCTGTTGGACATATGCAATGTAAGTGAggtaaaaagaaattaataaatataaactacaagttcatgtTGAATTGCTGATCAGTTGACCATTACCACTTTACCAGTCCATTGACATGTATCAAAGATGAGTTTAACACAAACCTGTGCAAAAAACTCGAAAGAGTTTTCTACTTTCCGCTGCTGCCTTTAAAACTTCTAGCACCACTCTAGAAAAACCGTGCACCAAAATGGTGCAGCCATCGACTATAAAATCTTGACTAAGCATGGCAATTATTCTACGGGCCTGCAATATCATAGTTAAGAGTGTTACACTTTctttgtatatatgaatatacaATGCATTCATCagtaacaaataataaattgacGCCGGAGAAGCTTCATGCATCATGCTAACATAGTCTGCAAACCTTGTACGATATTTCTCCGAACTTCTCTGCACGTTCCAGGAGGCGTGATTTAGCTGAAT
This region includes:
- the LOC108210171 gene encoding uncharacterized protein LOC108210171, with amino-acid sequence MWWRSASFILDKPDKDDAVSSPESRLITSPPLSMADTLQNPNPNNISAYYQTRAAHHGVVTSDWLAQAQAAAEKEEVTSESSLDSGKAFSVIDEFNNWRKQPDLAEAVAAIRALAKVISSSEATTMMELEIELKTASDSLKAWDTTSISLTAGCDLFMRYVTRTSALEYEDFNSAKSRLLERAEKFGEISYKARRIIAMLSQDFIVDGCTILVHGFSRVVLEVLKAAAESRKLFRVFCTEGRPDRTGLRLSNELAKLDVPVKLLLDSAVAYSMDEIDMVFVGADGVVESGGIINMMGTYQIALVAKSMNKPVYVAAESYKFARLYPLDQKDMVPALRPIDFGVPIPSKVEVETSARDYTPPQYLTLLFTDLGVLTPSVVSDELIQLYL